From Halichoerus grypus chromosome 6, mHalGry1.hap1.1, whole genome shotgun sequence, one genomic window encodes:
- the NYAP1 gene encoding neuronal tyrosine-phosphorylated phosphoinositide-3-kinase adapter 1 isoform X3, with the protein MNLLYRKTKLEWRQHKEEEAKRSSSKEVAPAGPAGPGAGPGPGVRVRDIASLRRSLRMGFMTMPASQEHTPHPCRSAMAPRSLSCHSVGSMDSVGGGPGGGGGGLTEDSSARRPPAKPRRHPSTKLSMAGSGAEMPPGKKAGSQKPTPEGRESSRKVPPQKPRRSPNTQLSVSFDESCPPAPSPRGGNLPLQRLSRGSCVAGDPEVGAQEEEPVYIEMVGDVFRGGGRSGGGLTGPPLGGRGPTPPAGADSDSEESEAIYEEMKYPLPEEAGEGRANGAPPLTASSSPHQPPALQPHTHRRPASALPSRRDGTPTKTTPCEIPPPFPNLLQHRPPLLAFPQAKAASRTPGDGVSRLPVLCHSKEPAGSTPAPQVPARERETPPPPPPPPAANLLLLGPSGRARSHSTPLPPQGSGQPRGERELPNSHSMICPKVAGAPAAPPAPAALLPGPPKDKAVSYTMVYSAVKVTTHSVLPAGPPLGVGEPKTEKEISVLHGMLCTSSRPPVPGKSSPHSGAMGAAAGVLHHRGCLASPHSLPDPTAGPLTPLWTYPAAAAGLKRPPAYESLKAGGVLSKGCGMGAPSPMVKIQLQEQGTDGGAFASISCAHVIASAGTPEEEEEEMGATTFGAGWALQRKVLYGGRKAKELDTEVEDGARAWNGSAEGPGKVEREDRGPMASGIPVRSQGAEGLLARIHHGGDRGGSRTALPVPCQTFPACHRNGDFTGGYRLGRSASTSGVRQAALHTPRPCSQPRDAPSQPSRERDGKLLEVIERKRCVCKEIKARHRPDRGLCKQESMPILPSWRRGPEPRKSGTPPCRRQHTVLWDTAI; encoded by the exons ATGAACCTCCTCTACCGAAAAACCAAGCTGGAGTGGAGGCAGCACAAGGAGGAGGAGGCCAAGAGGAG ctccagTAAGGAGGTGGCTCCTGCAGGCCCCGCAGGGCCCGGGGCTGGCCCGGGGCCTGGGGTCCGTGTGCGGGACATCGCCTCGCTGCGCCGCTCCCTCAGGATGGGCTTCATGACAATGCCAGCCTCCCAGGagcacaccccccacccctgccgcaGCGCCATGGCCCCACGCTCACTCTCCTGCCATTCAGTGGGCAGCATGGACAGTGttgggggtgggcctggggggggaggtgggggtctCACAGAGGACAGCAGTGCCCGAAGACCCCCTGCCAAGCCCCGGAGACATCCCAGCACCAAGCTCAGCATGGCAGGGTCGGGGGCAGAGATGCCCCCCGGCAAGAAAGCAG GCTCACAGAAGCCAACCCCAGAGGGCCGAGAGTCCAGCCGGAAGGTTCCTCCACAGAAGCCCAGGAGAAGCCCAAACACCCAGCTCTCTGTCTCCTTCGATGAgtcctgtcccccagccccctctcctcgAGGGGGGAATCTGCCCCTTCAGCGCCTCAGTAGGGGGTCCTGCGTAGCTGGGGACCCTGAGGTGGGTGCCCAGGAAGAGGAGCCCGTGTACATTGAGATGGTGGGGGATGTCTTCAGGGGAGGAGGGCGAAGTGGAGGGGGCCTGACTGGGCCCCCTCTTGGGGGTAGGGGCCCAACCCCTCCAGCTGGCGCCGACTCGGACTCAGAGGAGAGCGAAGCTATATATGAGGAGATGAAGTACCCGCTGCCCGAGGAGGCAGGGGAAGGCCGGGCCAACGGGGCCCCTCCATTGACCGCAAGCTCCTCGCCACACCAGCCtcctgccctgcagccccacaCCCACCGTCGGCCAGCTTCAGCCCTCCCAAGCCGGAGGGATGGGACACCTACCAAGACCACTCCTTGTGAAATCCCCCCGCCCTTCCCCAACCTCCTCCAGCACCGTCCTCCGCTCCTGGCCTTCCCCCAAGCCAAGGCTGCTTCCCGAACCCCTGGCGATGGGGTCTCGAGGCTACCGGTCCTCTGCCACTCGAAGGAGCCAGCGGGCTCCACCCCAGCTCCCCAAGTGCCTGCCCGGGAGCGGGAGACGCCTCCCCCACCGCCTCCGCCTCCTGCTGCCAACCTGCTGCTGCTGGGACCCTCGGGCCGGGCCCGGAGCCACTCAACACCGTTGCCACCCCAGGGCTCTGGCCAGCCCCGGGGGGAGCGGGAGCTCCCCAACTCCCACAGCATGATCTGCCCCAAGGTGGCAGGGGCGCCggcagcccctcctgccccagccgCCTTGCTCCCTGGCCCCCCCAAGGACAAGGCTGTGTCTTACACCATGGTGTACTCGGCAGTCAAGGTGACCACGCACTCCGTCCTGCCAGCTGGTCCGCCCCTAGGTGTTGGGGAGCCAAAGACGGAGAAGGAGATCTCAGTCCTCCATGGGATGCTGTGCACCAGCTCGAGGCCCCCAGTGCCTGGGAAGTCCAGCCCCCACAGCGGGGCCATGGGCGCAGCAGCGGGGGTCCTCCACCATCGTGGCTGCCTGGCCTCCCCACACAGCCTTCCGGACCCAACCGCAGGCCCCCTGACTCCCCTCTGGACCTACCCAGCTGCAGCAGCTGGGCTCAAGAGACCCCCTGCCTATGAGAGCCTCAAGGCCGGGGGGGTGCTGAGTAAGGGCTGTGGAATGGGGGCCCCATCCCCCATGGTCAAGATCCAGCTGCAGGAGCAGGGGACCGACGGGGGTGCCTTTGCTAGCATCTCCTGCGCCCATGTCATCGCCAGTGCAGGGACAccggaggaggaagaagaggagatggGCGCCACGACATTTGGGGCAGGCTGGGCTCTGCAGAGGAAGGTCCTgtatggagggaggaaggcaaaAGAGCTGGACA CAGAGGTCGAGGATGGTGCCCGGGCCTGGAATGGCAGTGCTGAGGGTCCAGGCAAGGTGGAGCGTGAGGACAGGGGCCCTATGGCATCAGGGATCCCAGTGAGGAGTCAGGGGGCAGAGGGCCTGCTGGCCAGGATCCACCACGGAGGGGACCGAGGAGGGAGTCGCACGGCGCTGCCCGTACCCTGCCAGACGTTTCCTGCCTGCCACCGCAATGGAG ACTTCACGGGAGGCTACCGCCTGGGGCGCTCGGCCTCCACCTCTGGAGTCCGGCAGGCCGCGCTCCATACCCCCCGGCCCTGCAGCCAGCCTAGGGATGCCCCAAGCCAG CCCTCCCGGGAGCGCGACGGCAAGCTGCTGGAGGTGATAGAGCGCAAGCGCTGCGTGTGCAAGGAGATCAAGGCCCGCCACCGCCCAGACCGAGGCCTCTGCAAGCAGGAGAGCATGCCCATCCTCCCCAGCTGGCGGCGGGGGCCCGAGCCCCGCAAGTCCGGCACCCCGCCCTGCCGCCGGCAGCACACTGTCCTCTGGGACACTGCCATCTGA
- the NYAP1 gene encoding neuronal tyrosine-phosphorylated phosphoinositide-3-kinase adapter 1 isoform X1: MNLLYRKTKLEWRQHKEEEAKRSSSKEVAPAGPAGPGAGPGPGVRVRDIASLRRSLRMGFMTMPASQEHTPHPCRSAMAPRSLSCHSVGSMDSVGGGPGGGGGGLTEDSSARRPPAKPRRHPSTKLSMAGSGAEMPPGKKAGSQKPTPEGRESSRKVPPQKPRRSPNTQLSVSFDESCPPAPSPRGGNLPLQRLSRGSCVAGDPEVGAQEEEPVYIEMVGDVFRGGGRSGGGLTGPPLGGRGPTPPAGADSDSEESEAIYEEMKYPLPEEAGEGRANGAPPLTASSSPHQPPALQPHTHRRPASALPSRRDGTPTKTTPCEIPPPFPNLLQHRPPLLAFPQAKAASRTPGDGVSRLPVLCHSKEPAGSTPAPQVPARERETPPPPPPPPAANLLLLGPSGRARSHSTPLPPQGSGQPRGERELPNSHSMICPKVAGAPAAPPAPAALLPGPPKDKAVSYTMVYSAVKVTTHSVLPAGPPLGVGEPKTEKEISVLHGMLCTSSRPPVPGKSSPHSGAMGAAAGVLHHRGCLASPHSLPDPTAGPLTPLWTYPAAAAGLKRPPAYESLKAGGVLSKGCGMGAPSPMVKIQLQEQGTDGGAFASISCAHVIASAGTPEEEEEEMGATTFGAGWALQRKVLYGGRKAKELDTEVEDGARAWNGSAEGPGKVEREDRGPMASGIPVRSQGAEGLLARIHHGGDRGGSRTALPVPCQTFPACHRNGDFTGGYRLGRSASTSGVRQAALHTPRPCSQPRDAPSQTHPALPLPLPPQPSRERDGKLLEVIERKRCVCKEIKARHRPDRGLCKQESMPILPSWRRGPEPRKSGTPPCRRQHTVLWDTAI; this comes from the exons ATGAACCTCCTCTACCGAAAAACCAAGCTGGAGTGGAGGCAGCACAAGGAGGAGGAGGCCAAGAGGAG ctccagTAAGGAGGTGGCTCCTGCAGGCCCCGCAGGGCCCGGGGCTGGCCCGGGGCCTGGGGTCCGTGTGCGGGACATCGCCTCGCTGCGCCGCTCCCTCAGGATGGGCTTCATGACAATGCCAGCCTCCCAGGagcacaccccccacccctgccgcaGCGCCATGGCCCCACGCTCACTCTCCTGCCATTCAGTGGGCAGCATGGACAGTGttgggggtgggcctggggggggaggtgggggtctCACAGAGGACAGCAGTGCCCGAAGACCCCCTGCCAAGCCCCGGAGACATCCCAGCACCAAGCTCAGCATGGCAGGGTCGGGGGCAGAGATGCCCCCCGGCAAGAAAGCAG GCTCACAGAAGCCAACCCCAGAGGGCCGAGAGTCCAGCCGGAAGGTTCCTCCACAGAAGCCCAGGAGAAGCCCAAACACCCAGCTCTCTGTCTCCTTCGATGAgtcctgtcccccagccccctctcctcgAGGGGGGAATCTGCCCCTTCAGCGCCTCAGTAGGGGGTCCTGCGTAGCTGGGGACCCTGAGGTGGGTGCCCAGGAAGAGGAGCCCGTGTACATTGAGATGGTGGGGGATGTCTTCAGGGGAGGAGGGCGAAGTGGAGGGGGCCTGACTGGGCCCCCTCTTGGGGGTAGGGGCCCAACCCCTCCAGCTGGCGCCGACTCGGACTCAGAGGAGAGCGAAGCTATATATGAGGAGATGAAGTACCCGCTGCCCGAGGAGGCAGGGGAAGGCCGGGCCAACGGGGCCCCTCCATTGACCGCAAGCTCCTCGCCACACCAGCCtcctgccctgcagccccacaCCCACCGTCGGCCAGCTTCAGCCCTCCCAAGCCGGAGGGATGGGACACCTACCAAGACCACTCCTTGTGAAATCCCCCCGCCCTTCCCCAACCTCCTCCAGCACCGTCCTCCGCTCCTGGCCTTCCCCCAAGCCAAGGCTGCTTCCCGAACCCCTGGCGATGGGGTCTCGAGGCTACCGGTCCTCTGCCACTCGAAGGAGCCAGCGGGCTCCACCCCAGCTCCCCAAGTGCCTGCCCGGGAGCGGGAGACGCCTCCCCCACCGCCTCCGCCTCCTGCTGCCAACCTGCTGCTGCTGGGACCCTCGGGCCGGGCCCGGAGCCACTCAACACCGTTGCCACCCCAGGGCTCTGGCCAGCCCCGGGGGGAGCGGGAGCTCCCCAACTCCCACAGCATGATCTGCCCCAAGGTGGCAGGGGCGCCggcagcccctcctgccccagccgCCTTGCTCCCTGGCCCCCCCAAGGACAAGGCTGTGTCTTACACCATGGTGTACTCGGCAGTCAAGGTGACCACGCACTCCGTCCTGCCAGCTGGTCCGCCCCTAGGTGTTGGGGAGCCAAAGACGGAGAAGGAGATCTCAGTCCTCCATGGGATGCTGTGCACCAGCTCGAGGCCCCCAGTGCCTGGGAAGTCCAGCCCCCACAGCGGGGCCATGGGCGCAGCAGCGGGGGTCCTCCACCATCGTGGCTGCCTGGCCTCCCCACACAGCCTTCCGGACCCAACCGCAGGCCCCCTGACTCCCCTCTGGACCTACCCAGCTGCAGCAGCTGGGCTCAAGAGACCCCCTGCCTATGAGAGCCTCAAGGCCGGGGGGGTGCTGAGTAAGGGCTGTGGAATGGGGGCCCCATCCCCCATGGTCAAGATCCAGCTGCAGGAGCAGGGGACCGACGGGGGTGCCTTTGCTAGCATCTCCTGCGCCCATGTCATCGCCAGTGCAGGGACAccggaggaggaagaagaggagatggGCGCCACGACATTTGGGGCAGGCTGGGCTCTGCAGAGGAAGGTCCTgtatggagggaggaaggcaaaAGAGCTGGACA CAGAGGTCGAGGATGGTGCCCGGGCCTGGAATGGCAGTGCTGAGGGTCCAGGCAAGGTGGAGCGTGAGGACAGGGGCCCTATGGCATCAGGGATCCCAGTGAGGAGTCAGGGGGCAGAGGGCCTGCTGGCCAGGATCCACCACGGAGGGGACCGAGGAGGGAGTCGCACGGCGCTGCCCGTACCCTGCCAGACGTTTCCTGCCTGCCACCGCAATGGAG ACTTCACGGGAGGCTACCGCCTGGGGCGCTCGGCCTCCACCTCTGGAGTCCGGCAGGCCGCGCTCCATACCCCCCGGCCCTGCAGCCAGCCTAGGGATGCCCCAAGCCAG ACCCACCCCGCCCTGCCGCTGCCCCTACCGCCTCAGCCCTCCCGGGAGCGCGACGGCAAGCTGCTGGAGGTGATAGAGCGCAAGCGCTGCGTGTGCAAGGAGATCAAGGCCCGCCACCGCCCAGACCGAGGCCTCTGCAAGCAGGAGAGCATGCCCATCCTCCCCAGCTGGCGGCGGGGGCCCGAGCCCCGCAAGTCCGGCACCCCGCCCTGCCGCCGGCAGCACACTGTCCTCTGGGACACTGCCATCTGA
- the NYAP1 gene encoding neuronal tyrosine-phosphorylated phosphoinositide-3-kinase adapter 1 isoform X2: MNLLYRKTKLEWRQHKEEEAKRSSSKEVAPAGPAGPGAGPGPGVRVRDIASLRRSLRMGFMTMPASQEHTPHPCRSAMAPRSLSCHSVGSMDSVGGGPGGGGGGLTEDSSARRPPAKPRRHPSTKLSMAGSGAEMPPGKKAGSQKPTPEGRESSRKVPPQKPRRSPNTQLSVSFDESCPPAPSPRGGNLPLQRLSRGSCVAGDPEVGAQEEEPVYIEMVGDVFRGGGRSGGGLTGPPLGGRGPTPPAGADSDSEESEAIYEEMKYPLPEEAGEGRANGAPPLTASSSPHQPPALQPHTHRRPASALPSRRDGTPTKTTPCEIPPPFPNLLQHRPPLLAFPQAKAASRTPGDGVSRLPVLCHSKEPAGSTPAPQVPARERETPPPPPPPPAANLLLLGPSGRARSHSTPLPPQGSGQPRGERELPNSHSMICPKVAGAPAAPPAPAALLPGPPKDKAVSYTMVYSAVKVTTHSVLPAGPPLGVGEPKTEKEISVLHGMLCTSSRPPVPGKSSPHSGAMGAAAGVLHHRGCLASPHSLPDPTAGPLTPLWTYPAAAAGLKRPPAYESLKAGGVLSKGCGMGAPSPMVKIQLQEQGTDGGAFASISCAHVIASAGTPEEEEEEMGATTFGAGWALQRKVLYGGRKAKELDKVEDGARAWNGSAEGPGKVEREDRGPMASGIPVRSQGAEGLLARIHHGGDRGGSRTALPVPCQTFPACHRNGDFTGGYRLGRSASTSGVRQAALHTPRPCSQPRDAPSQTHPALPLPLPPQPSRERDGKLLEVIERKRCVCKEIKARHRPDRGLCKQESMPILPSWRRGPEPRKSGTPPCRRQHTVLWDTAI; encoded by the exons ATGAACCTCCTCTACCGAAAAACCAAGCTGGAGTGGAGGCAGCACAAGGAGGAGGAGGCCAAGAGGAG ctccagTAAGGAGGTGGCTCCTGCAGGCCCCGCAGGGCCCGGGGCTGGCCCGGGGCCTGGGGTCCGTGTGCGGGACATCGCCTCGCTGCGCCGCTCCCTCAGGATGGGCTTCATGACAATGCCAGCCTCCCAGGagcacaccccccacccctgccgcaGCGCCATGGCCCCACGCTCACTCTCCTGCCATTCAGTGGGCAGCATGGACAGTGttgggggtgggcctggggggggaggtgggggtctCACAGAGGACAGCAGTGCCCGAAGACCCCCTGCCAAGCCCCGGAGACATCCCAGCACCAAGCTCAGCATGGCAGGGTCGGGGGCAGAGATGCCCCCCGGCAAGAAAGCAG GCTCACAGAAGCCAACCCCAGAGGGCCGAGAGTCCAGCCGGAAGGTTCCTCCACAGAAGCCCAGGAGAAGCCCAAACACCCAGCTCTCTGTCTCCTTCGATGAgtcctgtcccccagccccctctcctcgAGGGGGGAATCTGCCCCTTCAGCGCCTCAGTAGGGGGTCCTGCGTAGCTGGGGACCCTGAGGTGGGTGCCCAGGAAGAGGAGCCCGTGTACATTGAGATGGTGGGGGATGTCTTCAGGGGAGGAGGGCGAAGTGGAGGGGGCCTGACTGGGCCCCCTCTTGGGGGTAGGGGCCCAACCCCTCCAGCTGGCGCCGACTCGGACTCAGAGGAGAGCGAAGCTATATATGAGGAGATGAAGTACCCGCTGCCCGAGGAGGCAGGGGAAGGCCGGGCCAACGGGGCCCCTCCATTGACCGCAAGCTCCTCGCCACACCAGCCtcctgccctgcagccccacaCCCACCGTCGGCCAGCTTCAGCCCTCCCAAGCCGGAGGGATGGGACACCTACCAAGACCACTCCTTGTGAAATCCCCCCGCCCTTCCCCAACCTCCTCCAGCACCGTCCTCCGCTCCTGGCCTTCCCCCAAGCCAAGGCTGCTTCCCGAACCCCTGGCGATGGGGTCTCGAGGCTACCGGTCCTCTGCCACTCGAAGGAGCCAGCGGGCTCCACCCCAGCTCCCCAAGTGCCTGCCCGGGAGCGGGAGACGCCTCCCCCACCGCCTCCGCCTCCTGCTGCCAACCTGCTGCTGCTGGGACCCTCGGGCCGGGCCCGGAGCCACTCAACACCGTTGCCACCCCAGGGCTCTGGCCAGCCCCGGGGGGAGCGGGAGCTCCCCAACTCCCACAGCATGATCTGCCCCAAGGTGGCAGGGGCGCCggcagcccctcctgccccagccgCCTTGCTCCCTGGCCCCCCCAAGGACAAGGCTGTGTCTTACACCATGGTGTACTCGGCAGTCAAGGTGACCACGCACTCCGTCCTGCCAGCTGGTCCGCCCCTAGGTGTTGGGGAGCCAAAGACGGAGAAGGAGATCTCAGTCCTCCATGGGATGCTGTGCACCAGCTCGAGGCCCCCAGTGCCTGGGAAGTCCAGCCCCCACAGCGGGGCCATGGGCGCAGCAGCGGGGGTCCTCCACCATCGTGGCTGCCTGGCCTCCCCACACAGCCTTCCGGACCCAACCGCAGGCCCCCTGACTCCCCTCTGGACCTACCCAGCTGCAGCAGCTGGGCTCAAGAGACCCCCTGCCTATGAGAGCCTCAAGGCCGGGGGGGTGCTGAGTAAGGGCTGTGGAATGGGGGCCCCATCCCCCATGGTCAAGATCCAGCTGCAGGAGCAGGGGACCGACGGGGGTGCCTTTGCTAGCATCTCCTGCGCCCATGTCATCGCCAGTGCAGGGACAccggaggaggaagaagaggagatggGCGCCACGACATTTGGGGCAGGCTGGGCTCTGCAGAGGAAGGTCCTgtatggagggaggaaggcaaaAGAGCTGGACA AGGTCGAGGATGGTGCCCGGGCCTGGAATGGCAGTGCTGAGGGTCCAGGCAAGGTGGAGCGTGAGGACAGGGGCCCTATGGCATCAGGGATCCCAGTGAGGAGTCAGGGGGCAGAGGGCCTGCTGGCCAGGATCCACCACGGAGGGGACCGAGGAGGGAGTCGCACGGCGCTGCCCGTACCCTGCCAGACGTTTCCTGCCTGCCACCGCAATGGAG ACTTCACGGGAGGCTACCGCCTGGGGCGCTCGGCCTCCACCTCTGGAGTCCGGCAGGCCGCGCTCCATACCCCCCGGCCCTGCAGCCAGCCTAGGGATGCCCCAAGCCAG ACCCACCCCGCCCTGCCGCTGCCCCTACCGCCTCAGCCCTCCCGGGAGCGCGACGGCAAGCTGCTGGAGGTGATAGAGCGCAAGCGCTGCGTGTGCAAGGAGATCAAGGCCCGCCACCGCCCAGACCGAGGCCTCTGCAAGCAGGAGAGCATGCCCATCCTCCCCAGCTGGCGGCGGGGGCCCGAGCCCCGCAAGTCCGGCACCCCGCCCTGCCGCCGGCAGCACACTGTCCTCTGGGACACTGCCATCTGA